Proteins from a single region of Xenopus laevis strain J_2021 chromosome 9_10S, Xenopus_laevis_v10.1, whole genome shotgun sequence:
- the srebf1.S gene encoding sterol regulatory element-binding protein 1 isoform X1 produces MASLGYNESSLEFLDSSLSFQETSDIDSMLLNDIDDMLQLIHNNDNDFLFDGAAFNTINGSAQDPTPPVDLAGGEALSSLEGLLAAPPSAPPIKMFPLGFPGQQSPVHPQDALGQQISFSAQSRATEEPMQICTSPKEAASKLQQSPQSLQSLLFGQNFVSQAQPQFSSQTTLGAYPQDQGTYTVPQSVASPQGIINHPIAAGQARQQSLQAVSSKTMQPLQNNTTQAGQVLQNISGQALQHITVQGVQQLQSVTGQTLQSKTSVAGPQLQSITPVAHQAQSPTQIQQPVTIHTQTISPQQFITTTSTSPVTSQIQQVPVFLQPHFIKTDSLLLTAVKADSAVVSGVKTSGVTSLGTNTTIQTTPLQMPTLVSGGTFLTTVPLIMEADKLPINRLTGSGKMAMLNGKGEKRTAHNAIEKRYRCSINDKIIELKDLVAGTEAKQLNKSSVLKKAIDYIRFLQQNNIKLKQENMMLKMAAQKNNTLKDLVAGTVVMEGVKAEMMEVLTPPPSDAGSPSHSGSPFSQCSSDSEPDSPLSEDAKVKVKQEVPSPRSAGMLDRSRMALCAFVFLCLSFNPLSLLMGSSKNYDTLDGESYHGAGRSMLQATPSEPSMWSSWLLPSTFLWPINIIIVLGVFIRLFIYGEPVTRLHSESSALFWCHRKQADVDLSRGDFAQASLHLWMALKALGRPLPTSNLDLCCSLMWSVIRYVLQRLWVGRWLAARAGGFRRDHQLKDDVRKSCRDAALVYHRLHQLQMTGKHVGGHLSAVNMALSAVNLADCAGNAISVATLAEIYVGAALRVKASLHRRFHFLARFFLSSARQVCLAQSVTIPPAMQWLCHPLGHRFFVDGDWTVRSSPRDTIYSTAGSTVDPLAQVTQAFREHLLEKALYCVAQPEQAKPMTEGEGEFSDALEYLQLLNGCSNTAAIPNHTFSISSSMAAVTGTDPVAKWWASLIIVAINWLQGDDEAAQRLYPVVEYMPKTLYASENPLPKAALYVFKAVRTLLGKQDSSQVSLGHCEKASGYLRDSLNMGPSSTSSVDKVAQLLLCDLLLVTRTNIWQQQQQNSPGQQQPSLVHSAPPHELRGFQLDLSSLRRLAQSFRPAMRRVFLHEATARLMAGASPTRTHQLLDRSLRRRVAPSSKEDMVRLVSCSVTLPTLPCQ; encoded by the exons ATATGCTTCAGCTTATTCACAACAATGACAATGACTTCCTGTTCGATGGAGCTGCCTTTAACACCATCAATGGTTCTGCACAGGACCCAACCCCTCCTGTCGATCTCGCTGGGGGAGAAGCATTAAGCTCTTTGGAGGGATTACTGGCTGCACCCCCCAGTGCACCCCCTATAAAGATGTTTCCTCTTGGTTTCCCTGGGCAACAGTCTCCGGTCCATCCCCAGGATGCTCTGGGGCAGCAGATCAGTTTTTCGGCACAGAGTCGGGCAACTGAGGAGCCTATGCAGATCTGTACTAGTCCAAAGGAAGCAGCGAGCAAACTCCAGCAGTCTCCACAATCACTGCAGAGCCTGCTATTTGGGCAGAACTTTGTGTCCCAAGCTCAGCCTCAGTTCAGCTCACAGACGACATTAGGAGCATACCCGCAGGATCAGGGGACATACACAg TCCCTCAGAGTGTTGCTAGCCCACAAGGTATCATAAATCATCCTATAGCCGCTGGGCAAGCCAGGCAACAAAGCCTGCAGGCTGTCTCAAGCAAAACCATGCAGCCGCTTCAGAATAACACTACTCAAGCTGGACAGGTGCTGCAGAATATTTCAGGGCAAGCTCTGCAGCATATTACGGTTCAAGGCGTGCAACAGTTGCAAAGTGTCACTGGACAAACTCTGCAGAGCAAAACTAGTGTTGCAGGACCTCAGCTACAAAGCATCACCCCCGTAGCTCATCAGGCACAATCCCCCACTCAGATACAGCAGCCTGTAACCATCCACACGCAGACCATCTCTCCGCAGCAATTTATCACTACCACCAGTACTTCACCTGTCACCTCCCAAATCCAACAGGTCCCG GTCTTCCTGCAACCTCATTTCATCAAAACAGACTCCCTGCTGCTCACTGCCGTTAAGGCGGACAGCGCTGTTGTGTCAGGAGTGAAGACTTCTGGGGTGACTTCATTAGGAACCAATACCACAATACAGACGACACCTCTGCAAATGCCG aCTCTGGTCAGCGGGGGAACCTTTCTGACAACGGTGCCATTGATAATGGAAGCAGACAAGTTACCAATTAATCGCCTCACAGGCAGCGGCAAGATGGCCATGCTGAACGGCAAAGGGGAAAAACGCACAGCACACAATGCCATCGAGAAGCGATATCGATGCTCTATCAACGACAAGATCATAGAACTTAAGGACCTGGTCGCAGGCACAGAGGCCAAG CAGCTGAACAAGTCATCCGTGTTAAAGAAGGCCATAGACTACATCCGTTTTCTGCAGCAGAACAACATCAAGTTGAAACAGGAAAACATGATGCTGAAAATGGCCGCCCAGAAGAACA ACACCCTGAAGGACTTGGTGGCCGGTACGGTTGTCATGGAAGGAGTGAAAGCAGAAATGATGGAAGTGCTCACACCTCCTCCCTCAGATGCAGGTTCTCCATCACACAGCGGCAGTCCTTTCTCACAGTGTAGCAGCGACTCGGAGCCAGACAGTCCTCTCAGTGAGGATGCGAAG GTCAAAGTCAAACAGGAGGTTCCATCTCCTCGCAGCGCAGGGATGTTGGATCGTTCTCGCATGGCACTCTGTGCTTTTGTTTTCCTCTGCCTGTCCTTTAATCCTTTGTCTTTGCTGATGGGAAGCTCCAAGAATTATGACACTTTGGACGGTGAATCTTACCATGGTGCTGGGAGGAGCATGTTGCAGGCCACACCCTCAG AACCATCCATGTGGTCGAGCTGGCTGCTCCCTTCTACTTTCCTTTGGCCAATCAACATCatcattgttttgggggtatttatacgaCTGTTTATATATGGGGAGCCTGTAACACGACTGCACTCAGAATCTTCTGCCCTCTTCTGGTGTCACCGCAAACAAGCTGATGTTGATCTGTCTCGG GGTGACTTTGCTCAGGCATCGCTACACCTTTGGATGGCGCTCAAAGCACTGGGACGACCCCTACCCACCTCGAACCTTGATCTGTGCTGCAGTCTCATGTGGAGTGTAATTCGCTATGTTCTCCAGCGCCTGTGGGTTGGTCGTTGGCTGGCGGCGCGGGCTGGAGGCTTTCGTAGAGACCACCAGCTAAAGGATGATGTCCGGAAAAGCTGCAGGGATGCTGCTCTTGTGTATCACCGTCTCCACCAGCTTCAAATGACTG GGAAGCACGTTGGAGGCCACCTGTCTGCCGTAAATATGGCATTAAGTGCAGTGAACCTGGCAGACTGTGCCGGAAATGCCATCTCTGTGGCGACACTGGCAGAGATCTACGTTGGCGCTGCCCTAAGAGTCAAGGCCAGTCTTCACCGGCGCTTCCACTTTTTGGCG CGCTTCTTCTTGTCTAGTGCCCGTCAGGTGTGCCTGGCACAGAGTGTCACTATCCCCCCTGCTATGCAGTGGCTGTGCCACCCTTTGGGACATCGCTTTTTTGTAGATGGAGACTGGACTGTGAGGAGCTCTCCCCGTGACACTATCTATAGCACAGCCGGCAGCACAG TGGACCCCTTGGCCCAGGTGACCCAGGCTTTTCGGGAACATCTCCTGGAGAAGGCCCTGTACTGTGTGGCTCAACCAGAACAGGCCAAGCCCATGACAGAGGGCGAAGG GGAGTTTTCGGATGCACTGGAATATCTGCAGTTGCTGAATGGATGCTCCAACACAGCAGCCATCCCCAATCACACATTTTCTATCAGTTCTAGTATGGCAGCAGTCACTG GGACAGATCCGGTTGCCAAGTGGTGGGCCTCTCTCATTATCGTGGCTATTAACTGGCTGCAGGGCGATGACGAAGCAGCGCAGAGACTGTACCCGGTGGTGGAATACATGCCGAAGACTCTATACGCTTCAGA gAATCCGCTGCCCAAAGCTGCTCTTTATGTCTTCAAAGCCGTGCGCACCTTGTTGGGAAAGCAAGACAGCAGTCAGGTCAGCTTGGGCCACTGTGAGAAGGCAAGTGGCTATTTGCGAGACAGCTTGAACATGGGCCCATCCAGCACTAGCAGTGTGGATAAG GTAGCACAGCTTCTCCTCTGTGACCTACTACTGGTGACAAGGACAAACATCTGgcagcagcaacaacagaatTCCCCAGGGCAGCAGCAGCCCAGTCTTGTGCATTCAGCTCCTCCTCACGAGCTGCGGGGATTCCAGTTGGATCTGAGCAGCCTACGTAGATTGGCACAGTCCTTCAGACCAGCCATGCGCAGG GTATTTCTACACGAAGCCACAGCTCGGCTAATGGCCGGCGCCAGCCCCACGCGGACACATCAACTGCTGGACCGCAGCTTGCGCAGGAGGGTTGCACCATCCAGCAAAGAAG ATATGGTCCGATTGGTCAGCTGCAGTGTTACCCTCCCGACGCTGCCTTGTCAGTAA
- the srebf1.S gene encoding sterol regulatory element-binding protein 1 isoform X3, translated as MECTFEDMLQLIHNNDNDFLFDGAAFNTINGSAQDPTPPVDLAGGEALSSLEGLLAAPPSAPPIKMFPLGFPGQQSPVHPQDALGQQISFSAQSRATEEPMQICTSPKEAASKLQQSPQSLQSLLFGQNFVSQAQPQFSSQTTLGAYPQDQGTYTVPQSVASPQGIINHPIAAGQARQQSLQAVSSKTMQPLQNNTTQAGQVLQNISGQALQHITVQGVQQLQSVTGQTLQSKTSVAGPQLQSITPVAHQAQSPTQIQQPVTIHTQTISPQQFITTTSTSPVTSQIQQVPVFLQPHFIKTDSLLLTAVKADSAVVSGVKTSGVTSLGTNTTIQTTPLQMPTLVSGGTFLTTVPLIMEADKLPINRLTGSGKMAMLNGKGEKRTAHNAIEKRYRCSINDKIIELKDLVAGTEAKQLNKSSVLKKAIDYIRFLQQNNIKLKQENMMLKMAAQKNNTLKDLVAGTVVMEGVKAEMMEVLTPPPSDAGSPSHSGSPFSQCSSDSEPDSPLSEDAKVKVKQEVPSPRSAGMLDRSRMALCAFVFLCLSFNPLSLLMGSSKNYDTLDGESYHGAGRSMLQATPSEPSMWSSWLLPSTFLWPINIIIVLGVFIRLFIYGEPVTRLHSESSALFWCHRKQADVDLSRGDFAQASLHLWMALKALGRPLPTSNLDLCCSLMWSVIRYVLQRLWVGRWLAARAGGFRRDHQLKDDVRKSCRDAALVYHRLHQLQMTGKHVGGHLSAVNMALSAVNLADCAGNAISVATLAEIYVGAALRVKASLHRRFHFLARFFLSSARQVCLAQSVTIPPAMQWLCHPLGHRFFVDGDWTVRSSPRDTIYSTAGSTVDPLAQVTQAFREHLLEKALYCVAQPEQAKPMTEGEGEFSDALEYLQLLNGCSNTAAIPNHTFSISSSMAAVTGTDPVAKWWASLIIVAINWLQGDDEAAQRLYPVVEYMPKTLYASENPLPKAALYVFKAVRTLLGKQDSSQVSLGHCEKASGYLRDSLNMGPSSTSSVDKVAQLLLCDLLLVTRTNIWQQQQQNSPGQQQPSLVHSAPPHELRGFQLDLSSLRRLAQSFRPAMRRVFLHEATARLMAGASPTRTHQLLDRSLRRRVAPSSKEDMVRLVSCSVTLPTLPCQ; from the exons ATATGCTTCAGCTTATTCACAACAATGACAATGACTTCCTGTTCGATGGAGCTGCCTTTAACACCATCAATGGTTCTGCACAGGACCCAACCCCTCCTGTCGATCTCGCTGGGGGAGAAGCATTAAGCTCTTTGGAGGGATTACTGGCTGCACCCCCCAGTGCACCCCCTATAAAGATGTTTCCTCTTGGTTTCCCTGGGCAACAGTCTCCGGTCCATCCCCAGGATGCTCTGGGGCAGCAGATCAGTTTTTCGGCACAGAGTCGGGCAACTGAGGAGCCTATGCAGATCTGTACTAGTCCAAAGGAAGCAGCGAGCAAACTCCAGCAGTCTCCACAATCACTGCAGAGCCTGCTATTTGGGCAGAACTTTGTGTCCCAAGCTCAGCCTCAGTTCAGCTCACAGACGACATTAGGAGCATACCCGCAGGATCAGGGGACATACACAg TCCCTCAGAGTGTTGCTAGCCCACAAGGTATCATAAATCATCCTATAGCCGCTGGGCAAGCCAGGCAACAAAGCCTGCAGGCTGTCTCAAGCAAAACCATGCAGCCGCTTCAGAATAACACTACTCAAGCTGGACAGGTGCTGCAGAATATTTCAGGGCAAGCTCTGCAGCATATTACGGTTCAAGGCGTGCAACAGTTGCAAAGTGTCACTGGACAAACTCTGCAGAGCAAAACTAGTGTTGCAGGACCTCAGCTACAAAGCATCACCCCCGTAGCTCATCAGGCACAATCCCCCACTCAGATACAGCAGCCTGTAACCATCCACACGCAGACCATCTCTCCGCAGCAATTTATCACTACCACCAGTACTTCACCTGTCACCTCCCAAATCCAACAGGTCCCG GTCTTCCTGCAACCTCATTTCATCAAAACAGACTCCCTGCTGCTCACTGCCGTTAAGGCGGACAGCGCTGTTGTGTCAGGAGTGAAGACTTCTGGGGTGACTTCATTAGGAACCAATACCACAATACAGACGACACCTCTGCAAATGCCG aCTCTGGTCAGCGGGGGAACCTTTCTGACAACGGTGCCATTGATAATGGAAGCAGACAAGTTACCAATTAATCGCCTCACAGGCAGCGGCAAGATGGCCATGCTGAACGGCAAAGGGGAAAAACGCACAGCACACAATGCCATCGAGAAGCGATATCGATGCTCTATCAACGACAAGATCATAGAACTTAAGGACCTGGTCGCAGGCACAGAGGCCAAG CAGCTGAACAAGTCATCCGTGTTAAAGAAGGCCATAGACTACATCCGTTTTCTGCAGCAGAACAACATCAAGTTGAAACAGGAAAACATGATGCTGAAAATGGCCGCCCAGAAGAACA ACACCCTGAAGGACTTGGTGGCCGGTACGGTTGTCATGGAAGGAGTGAAAGCAGAAATGATGGAAGTGCTCACACCTCCTCCCTCAGATGCAGGTTCTCCATCACACAGCGGCAGTCCTTTCTCACAGTGTAGCAGCGACTCGGAGCCAGACAGTCCTCTCAGTGAGGATGCGAAG GTCAAAGTCAAACAGGAGGTTCCATCTCCTCGCAGCGCAGGGATGTTGGATCGTTCTCGCATGGCACTCTGTGCTTTTGTTTTCCTCTGCCTGTCCTTTAATCCTTTGTCTTTGCTGATGGGAAGCTCCAAGAATTATGACACTTTGGACGGTGAATCTTACCATGGTGCTGGGAGGAGCATGTTGCAGGCCACACCCTCAG AACCATCCATGTGGTCGAGCTGGCTGCTCCCTTCTACTTTCCTTTGGCCAATCAACATCatcattgttttgggggtatttatacgaCTGTTTATATATGGGGAGCCTGTAACACGACTGCACTCAGAATCTTCTGCCCTCTTCTGGTGTCACCGCAAACAAGCTGATGTTGATCTGTCTCGG GGTGACTTTGCTCAGGCATCGCTACACCTTTGGATGGCGCTCAAAGCACTGGGACGACCCCTACCCACCTCGAACCTTGATCTGTGCTGCAGTCTCATGTGGAGTGTAATTCGCTATGTTCTCCAGCGCCTGTGGGTTGGTCGTTGGCTGGCGGCGCGGGCTGGAGGCTTTCGTAGAGACCACCAGCTAAAGGATGATGTCCGGAAAAGCTGCAGGGATGCTGCTCTTGTGTATCACCGTCTCCACCAGCTTCAAATGACTG GGAAGCACGTTGGAGGCCACCTGTCTGCCGTAAATATGGCATTAAGTGCAGTGAACCTGGCAGACTGTGCCGGAAATGCCATCTCTGTGGCGACACTGGCAGAGATCTACGTTGGCGCTGCCCTAAGAGTCAAGGCCAGTCTTCACCGGCGCTTCCACTTTTTGGCG CGCTTCTTCTTGTCTAGTGCCCGTCAGGTGTGCCTGGCACAGAGTGTCACTATCCCCCCTGCTATGCAGTGGCTGTGCCACCCTTTGGGACATCGCTTTTTTGTAGATGGAGACTGGACTGTGAGGAGCTCTCCCCGTGACACTATCTATAGCACAGCCGGCAGCACAG TGGACCCCTTGGCCCAGGTGACCCAGGCTTTTCGGGAACATCTCCTGGAGAAGGCCCTGTACTGTGTGGCTCAACCAGAACAGGCCAAGCCCATGACAGAGGGCGAAGG GGAGTTTTCGGATGCACTGGAATATCTGCAGTTGCTGAATGGATGCTCCAACACAGCAGCCATCCCCAATCACACATTTTCTATCAGTTCTAGTATGGCAGCAGTCACTG GGACAGATCCGGTTGCCAAGTGGTGGGCCTCTCTCATTATCGTGGCTATTAACTGGCTGCAGGGCGATGACGAAGCAGCGCAGAGACTGTACCCGGTGGTGGAATACATGCCGAAGACTCTATACGCTTCAGA gAATCCGCTGCCCAAAGCTGCTCTTTATGTCTTCAAAGCCGTGCGCACCTTGTTGGGAAAGCAAGACAGCAGTCAGGTCAGCTTGGGCCACTGTGAGAAGGCAAGTGGCTATTTGCGAGACAGCTTGAACATGGGCCCATCCAGCACTAGCAGTGTGGATAAG GTAGCACAGCTTCTCCTCTGTGACCTACTACTGGTGACAAGGACAAACATCTGgcagcagcaacaacagaatTCCCCAGGGCAGCAGCAGCCCAGTCTTGTGCATTCAGCTCCTCCTCACGAGCTGCGGGGATTCCAGTTGGATCTGAGCAGCCTACGTAGATTGGCACAGTCCTTCAGACCAGCCATGCGCAGG GTATTTCTACACGAAGCCACAGCTCGGCTAATGGCCGGCGCCAGCCCCACGCGGACACATCAACTGCTGGACCGCAGCTTGCGCAGGAGGGTTGCACCATCCAGCAAAGAAG ATATGGTCCGATTGGTCAGCTGCAGTGTTACCCTCCCGACGCTGCCTTGTCAGTAA
- the srebf1.S gene encoding sterol regulatory element-binding protein 1 isoform X2, giving the protein MASLGYNESSLEFLDSSLSFQETSDIDSMLLNDIDDMLQLIHNNDNDFLFDGAAFNTINGSAQDPTPPVDLAGGEALSSLEGLLAAPPSAPPIKMFPLGFPGQQSPVHPQDALGQQISFSAQSRATEEPMQICTSPKEAASKLQQSPQSLQSLLFGQNFVSQAQPQFSSQTTLGAYPQDQGTYTVPQSVASPQGIINHPIAAGQARQQSLQAVSSKTMQPLQNNTTQAGQVLQNISGQALQHITVQGVQQLQSVTGQTLQSKTSVAGPQLQSITPVAHQAQSPTQIQQPVTIHTQTISPQQFITTTSTSPVTSQIQQVPVFLQPHFIKTDSLLLTAVKADSAVVSGVKTSGVTSLGTNTTIQTTPLQMPTLVSGGTFLTTVPLIMEADKLPINRLTGSGKMAMLNGKGEKRTAHNAIEKRYRCSINDKIIELKDLVAGTEAKLNKSSVLKKAIDYIRFLQQNNIKLKQENMMLKMAAQKNNTLKDLVAGTVVMEGVKAEMMEVLTPPPSDAGSPSHSGSPFSQCSSDSEPDSPLSEDAKVKVKQEVPSPRSAGMLDRSRMALCAFVFLCLSFNPLSLLMGSSKNYDTLDGESYHGAGRSMLQATPSEPSMWSSWLLPSTFLWPINIIIVLGVFIRLFIYGEPVTRLHSESSALFWCHRKQADVDLSRGDFAQASLHLWMALKALGRPLPTSNLDLCCSLMWSVIRYVLQRLWVGRWLAARAGGFRRDHQLKDDVRKSCRDAALVYHRLHQLQMTGKHVGGHLSAVNMALSAVNLADCAGNAISVATLAEIYVGAALRVKASLHRRFHFLARFFLSSARQVCLAQSVTIPPAMQWLCHPLGHRFFVDGDWTVRSSPRDTIYSTAGSTVDPLAQVTQAFREHLLEKALYCVAQPEQAKPMTEGEGEFSDALEYLQLLNGCSNTAAIPNHTFSISSSMAAVTGTDPVAKWWASLIIVAINWLQGDDEAAQRLYPVVEYMPKTLYASENPLPKAALYVFKAVRTLLGKQDSSQVSLGHCEKASGYLRDSLNMGPSSTSSVDKVAQLLLCDLLLVTRTNIWQQQQQNSPGQQQPSLVHSAPPHELRGFQLDLSSLRRLAQSFRPAMRRVFLHEATARLMAGASPTRTHQLLDRSLRRRVAPSSKEDMVRLVSCSVTLPTLPCQ; this is encoded by the exons ATATGCTTCAGCTTATTCACAACAATGACAATGACTTCCTGTTCGATGGAGCTGCCTTTAACACCATCAATGGTTCTGCACAGGACCCAACCCCTCCTGTCGATCTCGCTGGGGGAGAAGCATTAAGCTCTTTGGAGGGATTACTGGCTGCACCCCCCAGTGCACCCCCTATAAAGATGTTTCCTCTTGGTTTCCCTGGGCAACAGTCTCCGGTCCATCCCCAGGATGCTCTGGGGCAGCAGATCAGTTTTTCGGCACAGAGTCGGGCAACTGAGGAGCCTATGCAGATCTGTACTAGTCCAAAGGAAGCAGCGAGCAAACTCCAGCAGTCTCCACAATCACTGCAGAGCCTGCTATTTGGGCAGAACTTTGTGTCCCAAGCTCAGCCTCAGTTCAGCTCACAGACGACATTAGGAGCATACCCGCAGGATCAGGGGACATACACAg TCCCTCAGAGTGTTGCTAGCCCACAAGGTATCATAAATCATCCTATAGCCGCTGGGCAAGCCAGGCAACAAAGCCTGCAGGCTGTCTCAAGCAAAACCATGCAGCCGCTTCAGAATAACACTACTCAAGCTGGACAGGTGCTGCAGAATATTTCAGGGCAAGCTCTGCAGCATATTACGGTTCAAGGCGTGCAACAGTTGCAAAGTGTCACTGGACAAACTCTGCAGAGCAAAACTAGTGTTGCAGGACCTCAGCTACAAAGCATCACCCCCGTAGCTCATCAGGCACAATCCCCCACTCAGATACAGCAGCCTGTAACCATCCACACGCAGACCATCTCTCCGCAGCAATTTATCACTACCACCAGTACTTCACCTGTCACCTCCCAAATCCAACAGGTCCCG GTCTTCCTGCAACCTCATTTCATCAAAACAGACTCCCTGCTGCTCACTGCCGTTAAGGCGGACAGCGCTGTTGTGTCAGGAGTGAAGACTTCTGGGGTGACTTCATTAGGAACCAATACCACAATACAGACGACACCTCTGCAAATGCCG aCTCTGGTCAGCGGGGGAACCTTTCTGACAACGGTGCCATTGATAATGGAAGCAGACAAGTTACCAATTAATCGCCTCACAGGCAGCGGCAAGATGGCCATGCTGAACGGCAAAGGGGAAAAACGCACAGCACACAATGCCATCGAGAAGCGATATCGATGCTCTATCAACGACAAGATCATAGAACTTAAGGACCTGGTCGCAGGCACAGAGGCCAAG CTGAACAAGTCATCCGTGTTAAAGAAGGCCATAGACTACATCCGTTTTCTGCAGCAGAACAACATCAAGTTGAAACAGGAAAACATGATGCTGAAAATGGCCGCCCAGAAGAACA ACACCCTGAAGGACTTGGTGGCCGGTACGGTTGTCATGGAAGGAGTGAAAGCAGAAATGATGGAAGTGCTCACACCTCCTCCCTCAGATGCAGGTTCTCCATCACACAGCGGCAGTCCTTTCTCACAGTGTAGCAGCGACTCGGAGCCAGACAGTCCTCTCAGTGAGGATGCGAAG GTCAAAGTCAAACAGGAGGTTCCATCTCCTCGCAGCGCAGGGATGTTGGATCGTTCTCGCATGGCACTCTGTGCTTTTGTTTTCCTCTGCCTGTCCTTTAATCCTTTGTCTTTGCTGATGGGAAGCTCCAAGAATTATGACACTTTGGACGGTGAATCTTACCATGGTGCTGGGAGGAGCATGTTGCAGGCCACACCCTCAG AACCATCCATGTGGTCGAGCTGGCTGCTCCCTTCTACTTTCCTTTGGCCAATCAACATCatcattgttttgggggtatttatacgaCTGTTTATATATGGGGAGCCTGTAACACGACTGCACTCAGAATCTTCTGCCCTCTTCTGGTGTCACCGCAAACAAGCTGATGTTGATCTGTCTCGG GGTGACTTTGCTCAGGCATCGCTACACCTTTGGATGGCGCTCAAAGCACTGGGACGACCCCTACCCACCTCGAACCTTGATCTGTGCTGCAGTCTCATGTGGAGTGTAATTCGCTATGTTCTCCAGCGCCTGTGGGTTGGTCGTTGGCTGGCGGCGCGGGCTGGAGGCTTTCGTAGAGACCACCAGCTAAAGGATGATGTCCGGAAAAGCTGCAGGGATGCTGCTCTTGTGTATCACCGTCTCCACCAGCTTCAAATGACTG GGAAGCACGTTGGAGGCCACCTGTCTGCCGTAAATATGGCATTAAGTGCAGTGAACCTGGCAGACTGTGCCGGAAATGCCATCTCTGTGGCGACACTGGCAGAGATCTACGTTGGCGCTGCCCTAAGAGTCAAGGCCAGTCTTCACCGGCGCTTCCACTTTTTGGCG CGCTTCTTCTTGTCTAGTGCCCGTCAGGTGTGCCTGGCACAGAGTGTCACTATCCCCCCTGCTATGCAGTGGCTGTGCCACCCTTTGGGACATCGCTTTTTTGTAGATGGAGACTGGACTGTGAGGAGCTCTCCCCGTGACACTATCTATAGCACAGCCGGCAGCACAG TGGACCCCTTGGCCCAGGTGACCCAGGCTTTTCGGGAACATCTCCTGGAGAAGGCCCTGTACTGTGTGGCTCAACCAGAACAGGCCAAGCCCATGACAGAGGGCGAAGG GGAGTTTTCGGATGCACTGGAATATCTGCAGTTGCTGAATGGATGCTCCAACACAGCAGCCATCCCCAATCACACATTTTCTATCAGTTCTAGTATGGCAGCAGTCACTG GGACAGATCCGGTTGCCAAGTGGTGGGCCTCTCTCATTATCGTGGCTATTAACTGGCTGCAGGGCGATGACGAAGCAGCGCAGAGACTGTACCCGGTGGTGGAATACATGCCGAAGACTCTATACGCTTCAGA gAATCCGCTGCCCAAAGCTGCTCTTTATGTCTTCAAAGCCGTGCGCACCTTGTTGGGAAAGCAAGACAGCAGTCAGGTCAGCTTGGGCCACTGTGAGAAGGCAAGTGGCTATTTGCGAGACAGCTTGAACATGGGCCCATCCAGCACTAGCAGTGTGGATAAG GTAGCACAGCTTCTCCTCTGTGACCTACTACTGGTGACAAGGACAAACATCTGgcagcagcaacaacagaatTCCCCAGGGCAGCAGCAGCCCAGTCTTGTGCATTCAGCTCCTCCTCACGAGCTGCGGGGATTCCAGTTGGATCTGAGCAGCCTACGTAGATTGGCACAGTCCTTCAGACCAGCCATGCGCAGG GTATTTCTACACGAAGCCACAGCTCGGCTAATGGCCGGCGCCAGCCCCACGCGGACACATCAACTGCTGGACCGCAGCTTGCGCAGGAGGGTTGCACCATCCAGCAAAGAAG ATATGGTCCGATTGGTCAGCTGCAGTGTTACCCTCCCGACGCTGCCTTGTCAGTAA